In one Staphylococcus lutrae genomic region, the following are encoded:
- the rplA gene encoding 50S ribosomal protein L1 — translation MAKKGKKYQEALKKVDRQAFYSVEEAIRLAQETSVVNFDASVEVAFRLGIDTRKNDQQIRGAVVLPNGTGKTQRVLVFAKGDKIAEAEAAGADYVGDAEYVNKIQQGWFDFDVVVATPDMMGEVGKLGRVLGPKGLMPNPKTGTVTMDVKKAVEEIKAGKVEYRAEKAGIIHASIGKVSFETEKLVENFNTLQDVLAKAKPASAKGTYFKSVAVTTTMGPGIKVDTATFK, via the coding sequence ATGGCTAAAAAAGGTAAAAAGTATCAAGAAGCTTTAAAAAAAGTTGATCGCCAAGCATTTTACAGTGTTGAAGAAGCGATTCGTTTAGCTCAAGAAACATCAGTTGTTAACTTTGACGCTTCAGTTGAAGTGGCATTCCGTTTAGGTATCGATACGCGTAAAAACGACCAACAAATCCGTGGTGCAGTTGTATTACCAAATGGTACTGGTAAAACACAACGCGTTTTAGTATTTGCTAAAGGTGATAAAATCGCTGAAGCAGAAGCAGCTGGCGCTGACTATGTAGGTGACGCTGAGTACGTTAACAAAATCCAACAAGGTTGGTTCGATTTTGACGTTGTTGTAGCAACACCAGACATGATGGGTGAAGTAGGTAAATTAGGTCGCGTATTAGGACCTAAAGGTTTAATGCCTAACCCTAAAACAGGTACTGTAACAATGGACGTTAAAAAAGCAGTTGAAGAAATCAAAGCAGGTAAAGTAGAATATCGTGCTGAAAAAGCAGGTATCATTCACGCTTCTATCGGTAAAGTTTCTTTTGAAACAGAAAAATTAGTTGAAAACTTCAACACTTTACAAGACGTGTTAGCAAAAGCTAAACCAGCTTCAGCTAAAGGAACATACTTTAAGTCTGTAGCGGTTACAACAACAATGGGTCCTGGTATCAAAGTAGACACAGCGACTTTCAAATAA
- the nusG gene encoding transcription termination/antitermination protein NusG, which yields MSEEIGAKRWYAVHTYSGYENKVKKNLEKRVESMNMTEQIFRVVIPEEEETQVKDGKAKKQMKKTFPGYVLVELIMTDESWYVVRNTPGVTGFVGSAGAGSKPNPLLPDEVRFILKQMGMNEKTIDVEVDLGEQVRITSGPFASQVGEVSEIEADKFKLTVLVDMFGRETPVEVEFDQIEKL from the coding sequence ATGTCTGAAGAGATAGGTGCAAAACGTTGGTATGCAGTTCATACCTACTCTGGTTACGAAAATAAAGTAAAAAAGAATTTGGAAAAACGTGTCGAATCGATGAATATGACGGAGCAAATCTTTAGAGTGGTGATTCCAGAAGAGGAAGAAACACAAGTCAAAGATGGTAAAGCGAAGAAACAAATGAAAAAAACGTTTCCGGGTTATGTACTCGTTGAGCTCATCATGACAGACGAATCATGGTATGTTGTAAGAAACACACCAGGTGTGACAGGTTTTGTAGGTTCAGCAGGTGCAGGTTCAAAACCAAACCCGTTATTGCCAGATGAAGTGCGCTTTATTCTGAAGCAGATGGGTATGAATGAGAAAACAATCGACGTTGAAGTGGATTTAGGAGAACAAGTCCGTATTACCTCTGGCCCATTTGCAAGTCAAGTGGGTGAAGTCAGTGAGATTGAAGCAGATAAATTCAAGCTCACAGTACTGGTCGATATGTTTGGCAGAGAGACGCCTGTCGAAGTAGAGTTTGATCAAATAGAGAAGTTATAA
- the rpmG gene encoding 50S ribosomal protein L33: MKKVPLNCEKCGNRNYHVPKSTNITERLVLKKFCAKCNTHTLHKESK; this comes from the coding sequence TTGAAAAAAGTGCCGTTAAATTGTGAAAAATGTGGTAATCGAAATTATCATGTACCGAAATCGACGAACATTACAGAACGCTTAGTATTGAAAAAGTTCTGTGCAAAATGTAACACACATACACTTCATAAAGAATCCAAATAA
- the rplK gene encoding 50S ribosomal protein L11 produces the protein MAKKVEKVVKLQIPAGKANPAPPVGPALGQAGVNIMAFTKEFNARTQEQVGLIIPVEIYVYEDRSFTFITKTPPAAVLLKKAAGVEKGSGEPNKNKVATVTKDQVREIANSKMPDLNAADEEAAMRIIEGTARSMGIVVE, from the coding sequence GTGGCTAAAAAAGTAGAAAAAGTAGTTAAGTTACAAATTCCAGCAGGTAAAGCAAACCCAGCACCACCAGTTGGTCCTGCATTAGGTCAAGCCGGTGTGAACATTATGGCTTTCACAAAGGAATTTAACGCACGTACGCAAGAACAGGTAGGTTTAATCATTCCAGTTGAGATTTATGTATATGAAGATCGTTCATTTACATTTATCACTAAAACACCACCTGCAGCTGTATTGCTTAAAAAAGCAGCAGGCGTTGAAAAAGGTTCTGGTGAGCCTAACAAAAACAAAGTTGCAACAGTAACTAAAGATCAAGTACGTGAAATTGCTAACAGTAAAATGCCTGACTTAAATGCTGCCGATGAAGAAGCAGCTATGCGTATCATCGAAGGTACTGCACGTAGTATGGGGATTGTTGTTGAGTAA
- the rplL gene encoding 50S ribosomal protein L7/L12: MANQEQIIEAIKEMSVLELNDLVKAIEEEFGVTAAAPVAVAGAAGGDAAAEKTEFDVELTSAGSSKIKVVKAVKEATGLGLKDAKALVDGAPSIIKEAMPKEEAEKLKEQLEEVGASVELK; encoded by the coding sequence ATGGCTAATCAAGAGCAAATCATTGAAGCAATCAAAGAAATGTCAGTTTTAGAATTAAACGACTTAGTAAAAGCAATTGAAGAAGAATTTGGTGTAACTGCAGCAGCACCAGTAGCAGTAGCAGGTGCAGCAGGTGGAGACGCAGCAGCAGAAAAAACTGAATTTGATGTTGAATTAACTTCAGCTGGATCATCAAAAATCAAAGTTGTTAAAGCAGTTAAAGAAGCAACTGGCTTAGGCTTAAAAGATGCGAAAGCATTAGTTGACGGTGCACCAAGCATCATCAAAGAAGCAATGCCTAAAGAAGAAGCTGAAAAACTTAAAGAACAATTAGAAGAAGTTGGCGCTTCAGTAGAATTGAAATAA
- the rplJ gene encoding 50S ribosomal protein L10 — MSRIIEAKQQQVDVIADQLKSSVSTVVVDYRGLTVAEVTELRKQLREANVQYKVYKNTMLRRAAEQAGIEGLDEFFTGPTAVAFTTEDVVAPAKVIAGFAKEHEALEIKTGIMEGNVISAEDVKTVGSLPSHEGLVSMLLSVLQAPIRNFAYAVKAVGENKEENAE, encoded by the coding sequence ATGTCAAGAATCATTGAAGCGAAACAACAACAAGTTGACGTTATCGCAGATCAACTTAAAAGTTCTGTTTCTACAGTAGTTGTAGACTACCGTGGTTTAACAGTCGCAGAAGTAACAGAATTGCGTAAGCAATTACGTGAAGCGAATGTTCAGTACAAAGTGTACAAAAACACAATGTTACGCCGTGCAGCGGAACAAGCTGGCATTGAAGGCTTGGATGAATTCTTTACTGGCCCAACGGCAGTCGCATTTACGACTGAAGATGTCGTTGCGCCAGCAAAAGTCATTGCTGGATTCGCTAAAGAACACGAAGCTTTAGAAATCAAGACAGGTATCATGGAAGGTAATGTGATTTCTGCTGAAGATGTGAAGACAGTAGGTTCATTACCATCACACGAAGGTCTTGTATCAATGCTTCTTTCTGTATTACAAGCACCAATTCGCAATTTCGCTTATGCAGTTAAAGCTGTTGGAGAAAACAAAGAAGAAAACGCAGAATAA
- a CDS encoding class I SAM-dependent methyltransferase — protein MSHYYDVQPDARTNEKEITYQYQRHQLHLTTDAGVFSRDQVDFGSDLLIQTFLNAHPPGQKKTILDVGCGYGPIGLMLAKVAPHDCVTMVDVNRRALSLVEKNAKRNQITNVTVKESDGLSQVADETFQYVLTNPPIRAGKQIVHQILSDAYHVLEKQGMLYVVIQKKQGMPSAKKKMSDVFGNVESIKNSKGYHILKSVKC, from the coding sequence ATGAGTCATTACTATGATGTACAACCTGATGCCCGGACGAATGAAAAAGAAATTACATACCAGTATCAACGGCATCAGCTTCATCTTACTACAGACGCCGGTGTTTTTTCGCGTGATCAAGTGGATTTTGGCTCGGATTTGTTAATTCAAACATTTCTTAATGCACATCCCCCAGGTCAAAAGAAGACGATTCTTGATGTAGGTTGCGGCTATGGTCCAATCGGTTTGATGTTGGCGAAAGTGGCACCACATGATTGCGTGACCATGGTAGATGTGAACCGACGAGCGTTGAGCTTAGTGGAGAAAAATGCGAAGCGTAATCAAATCACAAATGTGACGGTCAAAGAAAGCGATGGTCTCTCACAAGTTGCTGACGAAACTTTTCAATACGTCTTGACAAATCCTCCGATTAGAGCGGGTAAACAAATCGTTCATCAAATTCTCAGTGATGCATATCATGTGCTTGAAAAACAAGGGATGCTTTATGTTGTCATACAAAAGAAACAAGGTATGCCCTCTGCGAAGAAAAAAATGTCTGACGTTTTCGGAAATGTTGAGTCGATCAAAAATAGTAAAGGCTATCACATTTTAAAGAGTGTTAAATGTTGA
- a CDS encoding NYN domain-containing protein, giving the protein MKDYYVIIDGYNMIGQSPELSRLAKESLEEAREKLLIEISNYSAVTKGEIVCVFDAYDRGTPQTEYVYHGVKVIFTKENETADSFIERYVYNIYNKHTTHITVVTSDMSEQHAIFGTGAYRLSSREMWRHLKENKDAVVKSIHRFDENKPRTRIQLSEELLSEFEKLRRGESQD; this is encoded by the coding sequence ATGAAAGACTACTATGTCATAATAGATGGATATAACATGATAGGTCAGTCTCCAGAACTCAGTCGCCTTGCTAAAGAAAGTTTGGAAGAGGCGCGAGAAAAACTGTTAATAGAAATTTCGAATTACAGCGCCGTGACAAAGGGTGAAATTGTATGTGTGTTCGATGCGTATGATCGTGGTACACCTCAAACAGAATATGTGTATCACGGCGTAAAAGTCATCTTCACGAAAGAAAATGAAACGGCGGACAGCTTTATAGAGCGCTATGTTTATAACATTTACAATAAACATACGACGCATATTACCGTAGTAACGAGTGATATGAGTGAGCAACATGCGATATTCGGAACAGGTGCATATCGTTTATCATCGCGAGAAATGTGGCGTCATTTAAAAGAAAACAAAGATGCCGTCGTAAAGTCGATACATCGCTTTGACGAAAACAAGCCCCGTACACGCATTCAACTGTCAGAAGAATTGCTCTCTGAATTTGAAAAACTTAGACGTGGTGAGTCTCAAGACTAG
- a CDS encoding sigma-70 family RNA polymerase sigma factor — MTLSLEQQTIFAETVQRAQQQQPEAMAQLMMYIEQLARKSFGDFSVAQADCEDLIQDVMIAIYQKLQSEHFYLGIPFEHYINRTIYRRKVDYRRRKLTHQRIFEDYVQGYAFRYQNQLEQQQRYDRYEIEALLQQVSEQLSAFEMRVLEGLIQEWKPAEIAQALATRDKKVYNAIYRIRQKMKCLLDA; from the coding sequence ATGACATTATCTCTCGAACAACAGACGATTTTTGCTGAGACGGTTCAACGCGCTCAACAGCAACAACCGGAAGCCATGGCACAGTTAATGATGTACATTGAGCAGTTAGCGCGAAAAAGCTTTGGTGATTTCAGTGTGGCGCAGGCAGATTGTGAAGACTTAATTCAAGACGTGATGATTGCGATTTATCAGAAGTTACAGAGTGAGCACTTTTATCTAGGAATTCCATTCGAGCATTATATCAATCGTACCATTTATCGTCGCAAAGTCGATTATCGTCGTAGGAAACTGACGCATCAGCGAATATTTGAAGATTATGTTCAAGGATACGCCTTTCGCTATCAAAATCAGTTGGAACAGCAACAACGATATGATAGATATGAAATTGAAGCGTTACTACAACAAGTATCAGAACAATTAAGCGCTTTTGAAATGCGTGTTTTAGAAGGATTGATACAAGAGTGGAAACCGGCGGAAATTGCTCAAGCGTTAGCCACTAGAGATAAAAAAGTATACAACGCGATCTATAGAATTCGACAAAAAATGAAATGTTTACTAGACGCATAA
- the secE gene encoding preprotein translocase subunit SecE, with translation MPKKESFFQGVKSEMEKTSWPTGSELVKYTTIVVMTVLFFLLFFWGLDIGIGQLIELIK, from the coding sequence ATGCCGAAAAAAGAAAGCTTCTTCCAAGGTGTAAAATCCGAAATGGAAAAGACGAGTTGGCCAACAGGATCGGAACTTGTTAAATATACAACCATTGTTGTCATGACTGTATTATTCTTCTTGTTGTTTTTCTGGGGCTTAGACATCGGAATTGGACAGTTAATTGAATTGATAAAATAG
- the rpoB gene encoding DNA-directed RNA polymerase subunit beta, which yields MAGQFVQYGRHRKRRNYARISEVLELPNLIEIQTKSYDWFLKEGLLEMFRDISPIEDFTGNLSLEFVDYRLGEPKYDLEESKNRDATYAAPLRVKVRLIIKETGEVKDQEVFMGDFPLMTETGTFVINGAERVIVSQLVRSPSVYFNEKLDKNGRVNYDATVIPNRGAWLEYETDAKDVVYVRIDRTRKLPLTVLLRALGYSTDQEIIELIGDNEYLRNTLEKDSTENTEQALLEIYERLRPGEPPTVENAKSLLYSRFFDPKRYDLASVGRYKANKKLHLKHRLFNQKLAEPIVNTDTGEIVAEEGTVLDRRKLDEIMDVLETNANTQVYELQNSIIDEPVEIQSIKVYVPNDDEARTTTVIGNAFPDSEVKCITPADIVASMSYFFNLLHGIGYTDDIDHLGNRRLRSVGELLQNQFRIGLSRMERVVRERMSIQDTDSITPQQLINIRPVIASIKEFFGSSQLSQFMDQANPLAELTHKRRLSALGPGGLTRERAQMEVRDVHYSHYGRMCPIETPEGPNIGLINSLSSYARVNEFGFIETPYRKVDIETNTITDQIDYLTADEEDSYVVAQANARLDENGRFLDDEIVCRFRGNNTTMAKEKMDYMDVSPKQVVSAATACIPFLENDDSNRALMGANMQRQAVPLLNPESPFVGTGMEHVAARDSGAAVISKHRGRVEHVQSSEILVRRLVEENGEEVESVLDRYPLAKFKRSNSGTCYNQRPIIAKGDIVEKGEILADGPSMELGEMALGRNVVVGFMTWDGYNYEDAVIMSERLVKDDVYTSVHIEEYESEARDTKLGPEEITRDIPNVSENALKNLDDRGIVYVGAEVKDGDILVGKVTPKGVTELTAEERLLHAIFGEKAREVRDTSLRVPHGAGGIVLDVKVFNREDGDDSLSPGVNQLVRVYIVQKRKIHVGDKMCGRHGNKGVISKIVPEEDMPYLPDGRPIDIMLNPLGVPSRMNIGQVLELHLGMAAKNLGIHVASPVFDGASDEDVWSTIEEAGMARDGKTVLYDGRTGEPFDNRISVGVMYMLKLAHMVDDKLHARSTGPYSLVTQQPLGGKAQFGGQRFGEMEVWALEAYGAAYTLQEILTYKSDDTVGRVKTYEAIVKGENISRPSVPESFRVLMKELQSLGLDVKVMDEQDNEIEMRDLDDDDMPDRKVNIQPSSVPESQKEVTE from the coding sequence TTGGCAGGTCAATTTGTCCAATATGGAAGACATCGTAAACGTAGAAACTACGCAAGAATTTCAGAAGTTTTAGAGTTACCAAACTTAATTGAAATTCAAACGAAATCGTACGATTGGTTCTTAAAAGAAGGTTTGTTAGAAATGTTCCGTGATATATCTCCAATTGAAGACTTCACGGGGAATCTTTCATTAGAGTTTGTAGATTATAGATTAGGTGAACCAAAATATGATTTAGAAGAATCTAAAAACCGTGACGCAACGTACGCAGCACCTTTGCGCGTGAAGGTGCGTTTGATCATTAAAGAAACTGGAGAAGTGAAAGACCAAGAAGTATTTATGGGAGACTTCCCATTAATGACGGAAACAGGTACTTTCGTTATTAACGGGGCAGAGCGTGTTATCGTATCACAATTAGTGCGTTCACCATCTGTTTATTTTAATGAAAAATTAGATAAAAATGGACGCGTGAACTATGATGCGACCGTTATTCCGAACCGTGGTGCTTGGTTGGAATACGAAACAGATGCGAAAGATGTCGTTTATGTACGTATCGATAGAACGAGAAAGTTACCATTAACTGTGTTATTACGTGCATTAGGCTACTCAACAGATCAAGAAATTATCGAATTAATTGGTGATAATGAGTATTTACGCAATACATTGGAAAAAGATAGTACAGAAAATACGGAACAAGCGTTATTGGAGATTTACGAGCGCTTACGTCCAGGTGAGCCACCAACTGTAGAAAATGCGAAAAGCTTGTTATACTCTCGTTTCTTTGACCCTAAACGTTACGATTTAGCAAGTGTAGGCCGATATAAAGCCAACAAAAAACTACATTTGAAACACCGCCTATTCAACCAGAAACTAGCAGAACCGATTGTGAATACGGATACAGGTGAAATTGTTGCTGAAGAAGGCACAGTACTGGATCGTCGTAAATTAGACGAAATCATGGATGTACTCGAAACAAATGCGAATACACAAGTTTATGAACTTCAAAACAGCATTATTGATGAGCCAGTGGAAATTCAATCCATTAAAGTGTATGTCCCTAATGATGATGAAGCGCGTACAACGACAGTGATTGGTAATGCGTTCCCAGATTCAGAAGTGAAATGTATTACACCGGCAGATATTGTTGCGTCTATGTCTTACTTCTTTAATTTATTGCATGGTATTGGTTACACAGACGATATCGACCACCTTGGTAATCGTCGTCTACGCTCAGTCGGTGAGTTGTTACAAAACCAATTCCGCATTGGTTTGTCAAGAATGGAGCGTGTCGTGCGTGAAAGAATGTCAATCCAAGACACAGATTCGATTACACCACAACAATTAATCAATATTCGTCCAGTCATTGCATCGATTAAAGAGTTTTTTGGTAGTTCTCAATTATCACAATTCATGGACCAAGCGAACCCACTTGCTGAATTAACACATAAGCGTCGTCTATCTGCCTTAGGGCCAGGTGGTTTAACGCGTGAACGTGCACAAATGGAAGTGCGTGACGTCCATTACTCCCACTACGGGCGTATGTGTCCAATTGAAACACCAGAGGGTCCGAATATTGGTTTGATCAACTCATTATCAAGTTATGCGCGTGTCAATGAGTTTGGTTTTATCGAGACACCGTACCGAAAAGTAGATATTGAGACAAATACGATTACAGACCAAATCGATTACTTAACTGCTGATGAAGAAGACAGTTATGTTGTCGCTCAGGCGAATGCACGTCTCGATGAAAATGGTCGTTTCTTAGACGATGAGATTGTGTGTCGTTTCCGGGGTAATAACACAACAATGGCCAAAGAAAAAATGGATTACATGGACGTTTCACCTAAGCAGGTTGTTTCTGCGGCGACAGCATGTATTCCGTTCTTAGAAAACGATGACTCAAACCGTGCCTTAATGGGTGCGAACATGCAACGTCAAGCTGTGCCATTGCTCAACCCAGAATCTCCATTTGTTGGAACAGGAATGGAGCATGTTGCGGCACGTGATTCAGGGGCAGCTGTGATTTCTAAACATCGTGGACGTGTAGAACATGTTCAGTCGAGTGAAATTTTGGTGCGTCGTTTAGTAGAAGAAAATGGTGAAGAAGTAGAAAGCGTATTGGATCGTTATCCGTTAGCGAAATTCAAACGTTCGAACTCAGGAACATGTTACAACCAACGCCCGATTATTGCGAAGGGTGATATCGTAGAAAAAGGTGAAATTCTAGCCGATGGTCCATCTATGGAACTGGGTGAAATGGCACTTGGACGTAACGTCGTTGTCGGATTCATGACTTGGGACGGTTATAACTATGAGGATGCCGTTATCATGAGTGAACGTCTTGTCAAAGATGATGTCTACACTTCTGTTCATATTGAAGAGTATGAATCTGAAGCGCGTGACACGAAACTTGGACCGGAAGAAATCACACGTGATATTCCAAACGTATCGGAAAATGCACTGAAAAACTTAGACGATCGCGGTATTGTTTATGTCGGTGCAGAAGTTAAAGATGGTGACATTTTAGTAGGTAAAGTTACGCCAAAAGGTGTAACAGAATTAACCGCTGAAGAGCGTTTGTTACATGCTATTTTTGGTGAAAAAGCACGTGAAGTTCGTGATACGTCATTACGTGTTCCACATGGTGCGGGAGGTATTGTCCTTGACGTAAAAGTGTTCAATCGTGAAGACGGTGATGATTCACTTTCACCAGGTGTAAACCAATTAGTCCGTGTTTACATTGTACAAAAACGTAAAATCCACGTAGGAGACAAAATGTGTGGTCGTCACGGTAACAAAGGTGTCATCTCTAAAATTGTACCTGAAGAAGATATGCCATATTTACCAGATGGTCGACCGATTGATATTATGTTGAACCCACTTGGTGTACCATCACGTATGAATATCGGACAAGTACTCGAGCTTCATTTAGGTATGGCCGCTAAAAACTTAGGCATCCATGTTGCGTCACCAGTATTTGATGGTGCCAGCGATGAAGATGTATGGTCAACAATTGAAGAAGCAGGTATGGCACGTGACGGTAAAACCGTACTTTATGATGGCCGTACTGGTGAACCATTCGACAACCGTATCTCAGTGGGTGTGATGTACATGTTGAAACTTGCGCACATGGTAGACGATAAACTACACGCACGTTCAACTGGACCGTACTCATTAGTGACACAACAACCACTCGGTGGTAAAGCACAGTTTGGTGGTCAAAGATTTGGTGAGATGGAGGTATGGGCACTTGAAGCATATGGTGCAGCATACACATTACAAGAGATTCTCACATACAAATCAGATGACACGGTAGGTCGTGTGAAAACTTATGAAGCCATCGTTAAAGGTGAGAACATCTCAAGACCTAGCGTTCCAGAATCATTCCGCGTGTTGATGAAAGAATTACAAAGTTTAGGTCTCGATGTTAAAGTGATGGATGAACAAGATAATGAAATTGAAATGCGCGATTTAGATGATGATGATATGCCAGATCGCAAAGTTAATATTCAACCTTCAAGTGTTCCAGAATCACAAAAAGAAGTGACTGAATAA